GTGCAAGCTGCTCCGATATAGCTGTCATCTGCTCCACATATGCCCCGTTCACGACCGTGACATCCGGCTGAGCCATGACAGACGCGACATTCTCATTTTTCACGGGCACAGCTGCCGCATATGACCGCCCAGCTTCCCGAGGGACCTCTCCATCACCCTTTTCAAGTTCAGGAAACACCTCCTCCCAACGATAGTCCTTAGGGGGACGGTCAAAGGCTGTGATAATGAACATCAGCACCTCGGTGCCCATGCCTATGCACAGAAGAGTGTTTCCGCCGGGAAGGTGGATTATCTTGAACAGAGCCCCTAATATCACGATGGCGGCTCCGATACTGTAAGCAAAGTTGAACAGTCGCTGTCCCCCCTCCCACGTCATGATGGAGCGGTAACGGGATTTTATCTTTTCTTTATCCATAAACGGTGCAATGTCTGTATCAGCCACAGCCGATAAATGTATACTCTATATCATTTTCGGGTTCCCTTTGCAAAACCTATCCTTGAGCGCACACAGCGGAAACCTATATAGCTGCGCTGCTCATTCTGATATTCCCACATGCGGATATCGGAACGCACATTGTGAGCCACATCCTTCCAGGAGCCTCCTCTCACTATCTTGCGCTTCATCCTGTAAGGGTCCTCCAGGGCGGCATCATAGCGATACTCCGGGTTGAGATCGCTTGTGATCCTGTCAATGCTCTCCGAGTAGGCGGTCGAGGTCCATTCGCTCACATTGCCAGCCATATCATATAGCCCGAACGCGTTGGGCGAATATGTCCCGACCTTCGAAGTGATAAGCTGACCGTCCTGGACGAAGTTTCCCTCCTGAGGCTTGAAGTTGGCATAAAAACATCCCTGCTCCTCTGTGAGCGGCAAGTCGCCGTCCCACGGATACATGTTGCCGCTCTTACCGGCGCGTGCGGCATACTCCCATTCCGCCTCGGTGGGGAGACGGTAAGGCTCCACATACACCCCTTCCCTGCCGAGCGAACGGCGCAGGAAGTCAGTACGCCAGTTGGCATATGCCGAAGCCTGTTCCCAGCTCACCCCTACTACAGGATAGTCATTATATCCGGCATGAGAGAAATACATGCGCACATAAGGCTCATTATAGGCGTTGTCGAAGTCGTTGATCCACGCGGTGGTGTCGGGATAAACATTCACGATATAAGTATTCACAAAATCGTATGGTCCTGTGAGAGCCCGGGTGACAGTCTGACGCACTATCTCTCCGTCGTCATTGATGAAAGCTGTGTCCTTGGATATCACAGGCAGTTCCACCGGTACAGGCTTATCGGTGTTGTACTCCCTCCGCTCAGGGTTGAGACGGTTGCGACGCCTGGCAGCCTCGGTGTGATTGTAAGTCTCGTAACGATAGTTGAGCTGCTCGGGGTCAAGCTCTTTCACTCCGGTTATCGGATTGGTGCGGTAAAGGCTCTCTATGGCTCTCTGTTCATCCTCATTTGCATTACGCCAGGGAATAGCCTTAGCCCAGTTGAGATGAGGTGTCACAGGGTTCCCCTCCCGGTCCTCCTCTATCCTGTACTCCTCATTGCCTCCGTAGGCAGGATCGGCAAGACGCTCGCGGATTATGGAATCACGCACCCAGAACACAAACTGCTTGTACTTGGAATTAGTGACTTCGGTTTCGTCCATCCAGAACGCGTCGACCGACACCCCGCGCGGATCAGCCTTGATGTTCCATAGCGAATCATCCTTGGCAGGTCCCATATTTACAGAGCCACGGTCCACAAGCACCATTCCGTAGGGGGTAGGCTCCGCCCACGACAACCCCCCTACGCCGGTGACCTCGCCACCCATGGAATTGCGGCTCCCGGTGGCGCATCCCACAGCGGTAACGGTAAGGAGGGTCGCTGCGAAGAGAGTATATAGAATCTTTTTCATAATCACATTATGCGGATGCTCTTGTGTTTATTACGGTTTTTCTGTGAAAAATCGAGTTTAAGGTTATATCCGGCAAATATCTCATGGCTCCCGGACGAAGCTTTGGAAATGTCGCTCAGATGATGGTCATAACTGTAGCCGATGAATATCCCTTTCAGTTCGGCTCCGAGCATCAGCGATACGGCGTCGTTGTAACGGTAACCGATCCCGGCAGAGAACATCCTGTTGTATCTGGCACGGACGGTCGCAGCAATGTCGGTAAATGTGAAGTCGCTCCTCAGGAGCACCGACGGTAGTACTTCAAATAACGTGTTTTTCACCGGGATATTGCCCTGGAGATCAAAATACAGGGTTCTTGATGCCTTGAACAAGAACTTTTTCTGAGCCTCGCCGGCGAGATTGCCCGCCGATGAGTCGGAACCGCTGTCGTCACTGAAAGTGACCTCCGG
The sequence above is drawn from the Duncaniella freteri genome and encodes:
- the gldL gene encoding gliding motility protein GldL, whose amino-acid sequence is MADTDIAPFMDKEKIKSRYRSIMTWEGGQRLFNFAYSIGAAIVILGALFKIIHLPGGNTLLCIGMGTEVLMFIITAFDRPPKDYRWEEVFPELEKGDGEVPREAGRSYAAAVPVKNENVASVMAQPDVTVVNGAYVEQMTAISEQLARLRGITQNLNSVSETLLQSCQSIADNTASVTAGSKEYAEQMGELNRDLKDVRYMYERSALQGARYCEESEKMTRQMQELNRVYENMLRAMGSGNS
- a CDS encoding SUMF1/EgtB/PvdO family nonheme iron enzyme; protein product: MKKILYTLFAATLLTVTAVGCATGSRNSMGGEVTGVGGLSWAEPTPYGMVLVDRGSVNMGPAKDDSLWNIKADPRGVSVDAFWMDETEVTNSKYKQFVFWVRDSIIRERLADPAYGGNEEYRIEEDREGNPVTPHLNWAKAIPWRNANEDEQRAIESLYRTNPITGVKELDPEQLNYRYETYNHTEAARRRNRLNPERREYNTDKPVPVELPVISKDTAFINDDGEIVRQTVTRALTGPYDFVNTYIVNVYPDTTAWINDFDNAYNEPYVRMYFSHAGYNDYPVVGVSWEQASAYANWRTDFLRRSLGREGVYVEPYRLPTEAEWEYAARAGKSGNMYPWDGDLPLTEEQGCFYANFKPQEGNFVQDGQLITSKVGTYSPNAFGLYDMAGNVSEWTSTAYSESIDRITSDLNPEYRYDAALEDPYRMKRKIVRGGSWKDVAHNVRSDIRMWEYQNEQRSYIGFRCVRSRIGFAKGTRK